The DNA region CTATGGTCTGGACGCCGCGCTTGGCCACGAAGTCCCTTGCCACCATCAGGGCGTTGCTTATGGCCCTGGCCTTGGAACGCCCGTGGGCCTTTATCACCGTTCCCCTCACCCCCAGCAGGGGGGTGCCCCCGTGCCTCTCGTAGTCGAATCGGTAGTGAAGCTTCTTGAGCATTGGCATCATGAACAGGAGCCCCACCTTGGGGAGGAAGCTCCTGGATATCTCCTCCCGCATGAGGTTCATCACCCCCTCGCCCAGCCCCTCCCCGAACTTGAGGAGCACGTTGCCCGTGTAGCCATCGCACACCACCACGTCCGAGGTGCCCAGGGGAACGTCCTTACCCTCCACGTAGCCCACGAAGTTGAGGGAGCTGGCCTTAAGGATCTCCCGGGCCTGGATCACCGTCTCGTCCCCCTTGATCTCCTCCTCACCGTTGGAGAGGAGAGCCACCGAGGGCTCCGACACCCCCACCAGAGACCTCATGTATATGGATCCCATCAGGGCGAACTGGGCCAGGTTTATGGGCTTGCACCGGACCGTGGCCCCCACGTCTATGAGCAGGCTAACCCGGGACGACAGGGTGGCTATGGGCACCCCAAGGCCCGGCCGGTCTATGCCGGGGATCCGGCCCAAAACCAGGATGCCCCCCGCCACTATGGCCCCGGTGTTGCCCGCGGAGACCACCGCAGAGGCCTCACCGGAGCGGACCATCTCCATGGCCACCCGGAGGCTGGAGTTCCTCTTCTTCCTTATAGAGACCGAGGGGGCGTCGTCCATGGTGACCACCTGGTCCGCGTGGACCACCCCTATCCTGGCCCTAACCGACGACGCGGCGTCCCTAAGATGCTCTTCGATCCGGCGGGCATCCCCCACCAAGATAACGTTTAGATTCGGATCCGCCTCACAGGCCATAATCGCCCCCCGGCAAGGCTCCTGAGGGGCCCTGTCCCCTCCCATGGCATCCATCGCCAAAAACATCCGCAATCCTCCCAACGGAACCCGCGGCTCAGGCGGGCTGATCCATGGTAACCACAATGAAACGACCCACGAAGATCTCCCGGTCCATGACCCGGGTCCTGACGCTGACCACGTACTTGTTGCCCTTGTTTACCCCCACCTTGGACCGGGCCAGGAGGCGGTCCCCCACGAAGGCGGGGTGACGGTACCTCACCCGGGCGCTACCGGTTATGACCATCTCGGCCCCAATGGTGGCCATGGCCAGGGTGCTGGCCTGGGCGTATATGAAGTGGTCCCAGATCCGGTCGGTGCCCCGGAAGCCCATCTCCCGGGTGGCCTCCAGAAGCGACAGGGCCCCCACGTTGGGCTCCAGCTCCAGCAGGTCACCCACCACCTCGTCCCGGGTCAGGGACCGTAGTCGGCTCCCCGCCGCCTCCGCCATGGCCCGCATGCGCTCCCGCAGCTCCGGGATGCCAAGGATCACCCGATCCAACCGAACGGTGCTGACGCTCACCTTAAGCCGCTCCGCCAACTCCTCGTCGGTTAGCAACGGGTTGGACCTTATGAGGTCCGATAGGACCTTGTGCCTGCTGCGCCGGTGATCGGACCGCGTGGCCACCACTTCCTTTGTCATCTGGTACTAAGAACTGATTAGAGTACCTGGGAGTATAAAAAAACTCTCCCCCGCCGTCAATAGGCGGGGGAGAGTTTCGAACCCGTGGCTACTCCTCCTCGGAGACCTTCACCACCTGGCGCCCCCGGTAGTATCCGCAGGCCGGGCAGGCCCGGTAGGTCTTGATTATCTCACCGCAGTGGGAACAGGTGGTGAGGCTGGGCACCTCTAGGGCACCGAGCCAGTGAGCCTTCCTGTTGTGGGTCCTGGAGTGGGAAACTCGCCTCTTAGGCGTGGCCATGTTGAAACACCCCCTTCTCTGTCATCGTTCTTCCTCTCCAAGCTCCTGGAGCTTGATCCTCAAAGCCTCCATCCTGGGATCCAAGGGTGCGCCGCCACACGCGCAGGGCCCCCGGTTCAGGTTCGCCCCGCAGAACGGACAAAGCCCCAGGCACCGGTCGTCACAGACCACCCTGGACGGCAAAGAGGAGGCAAGGACCTCCCAAAGCATGGGGGCCAGGTCTATCTTGTCGGCCCAAGTGTCTAGATTACACCAAAAATCCTCTTCTTGGAAGGCCTCCTGGGACACTTCTCCTCCGATGGTCACCAGGAAGACGTCCTCCCCCTCCAGGACGAACCCCACGGGGGCAAGGCAACGGGCGCACTCCCCAGCCCCCTCCCCCCTAAGGGATACCCTGAAGAGCAGGTTCCCACCGGTCCGGGAAACCGATAAGTGAAAGACCACCCCCTGGGGGAAGGAGTACCCCCCCACCGGGTCCACCCGCACCAGCAGGTCCTCCTCCAGGGGGGACCCGTCATCCGGTATGGCGTTAAGCTTAAGCCACCGCCCCCCCCGGGAGGGGAACTGAAGCTCCGAGTCCACCACCCCTACCCCTTCAGGGCCAGCTCCTTGGTGTCCCGGGCTATCACCAGCTCCTCGTTGGTGGGAATCACGTAAACCTTGACCTTGGAATCCGGAGTGGTGAGCTCCGCCTCCTTGCCACGGACCTTGTTCTTGGAGGGATCGAACTTGACCCCCAGGAACTCCAGGTCCTTGCACACCGCCTCCCGCACCAGGTCGCTGTTCTCCCCGATTCCGGCGGTGAAGACGATGGCGTCAATACCACCCATGGCGGCCGCG from Thermanaerovibrio acidaminovorans DSM 6589 includes:
- the fapR gene encoding transcription factor FapR; this translates as MTKEVVATRSDHRRSRHKVLSDLIRSNPLLTDEELAERLKVSVSTVRLDRVILGIPELRERMRAMAEAAGSRLRSLTRDEVVGDLLELEPNVGALSLLEATREMGFRGTDRIWDHFIYAQASTLAMATIGAEMVITGSARVRYRHPAFVGDRLLARSKVGVNKGNKYVVSVRTRVMDREIFVGRFIVVTMDQPA
- the rpmF gene encoding 50S ribosomal protein L32 — encoded protein: MATPKRRVSHSRTHNRKAHWLGALEVPSLTTCSHCGEIIKTYRACPACGYYRGRQVVKVSEEE
- the plsX gene encoding phosphate acyltransferase PlsX, with the protein product MFLAMDAMGGDRAPQEPCRGAIMACEADPNLNVILVGDARRIEEHLRDAASSVRARIGVVHADQVVTMDDAPSVSIRKKRNSSLRVAMEMVRSGEASAVVSAGNTGAIVAGGILVLGRIPGIDRPGLGVPIATLSSRVSLLIDVGATVRCKPINLAQFALMGSIYMRSLVGVSEPSVALLSNGEEEIKGDETVIQAREILKASSLNFVGYVEGKDVPLGTSDVVVCDGYTGNVLLKFGEGLGEGVMNLMREEISRSFLPKVGLLFMMPMLKKLHYRFDYERHGGTPLLGVRGTVIKAHGRSKARAISNALMVARDFVAKRGVQTIEDELAKGGI
- a CDS encoding YceD family protein, whose protein sequence is MVDSELQFPSRGGRWLKLNAIPDDGSPLEEDLLVRVDPVGGYSFPQGVVFHLSVSRTGGNLLFRVSLRGEGAGECARCLAPVGFVLEGEDVFLVTIGGEVSQEAFQEEDFWCNLDTWADKIDLAPMLWEVLASSLPSRVVCDDRCLGLCPFCGANLNRGPCACGGAPLDPRMEALRIKLQELGEEER